Proteins encoded together in one Cellulomonas gilvus ATCC 13127 window:
- a CDS encoding endo-1,4-beta-xylanase, producing the protein MPRPAHEPAGASAPLVAAALAALLVALAALVVPLAPGARAASATVVQADFEDGLDGWAARGPAPAVALTAQDARGTQSLLVTGRTSSWHGAGVDVSDAFEPGVTHAVSLWLRLPASGTGYADLRVSVQRDVAGTSSYDTVATVTGVTSGAWKQVVASYTPGPFDSALLYVESTSSLTDLLVDDVVVTSSRATPDLTLPQLDSTLAPWFPFGIAVEPADVLAGRGDLVAHHAAQITPGNQMKPDAVQPTEGTFRFGPADQLVDFAVAHGQRVYGHTLLWHQQTPAWFFQRPDGSALTTSADDQALLRARLRTHIEAIADHYRTKYGEFGTTSNPIFAFDVVNEVIDESQTDGLRRSEWYRVLGPSYVADAFRYARAAFGPQVLLFINDYNSEYPNKRAPYVALVRDLLAAGVPVDGVGHQLHVEVGRSLAYVEATVAAFEALGVRQAVTELDVSTYLHGGESWTTPPADRLLQQAYYYRDLFAVLKRHAASFESVTVWGVDDSRTWLRSGAAPLLFDGDLQAKAAFWGVVDPSRIGTTPTPTPTATPTPAPTPTPTPSPTATPTPTPTPTPTPTPSPTATPTPTAGPAGSCEVRWTASAWNTGLTANLRVTNTGGTPVDGWRMTFDQPAGQQLTQGWSAVWTQQGTAVTATNAPWNARLTPGASVEIGFNATHGGTPGRPTTIALNGTPCTVG; encoded by the coding sequence ATGCCCCGTCCCGCCCACGAGCCGGCCGGGGCGTCCGCCCCGCTCGTCGCCGCCGCGCTCGCCGCTCTGCTCGTCGCGCTCGCGGCGCTCGTCGTGCCGCTCGCCCCGGGGGCCCGCGCCGCGTCCGCCACGGTGGTGCAGGCGGACTTCGAGGACGGGCTCGACGGCTGGGCGGCGCGTGGACCGGCGCCCGCGGTCGCGCTCACCGCACAGGACGCGCGCGGCACGCAGAGCCTCTTGGTCACGGGCCGGACGTCGAGCTGGCACGGCGCGGGCGTCGACGTGAGCGACGCGTTCGAGCCCGGCGTCACGCACGCGGTCAGCCTGTGGCTGCGGCTGCCCGCGAGCGGCACGGGCTACGCGGACCTGCGGGTGTCGGTGCAGCGTGACGTCGCGGGCACCTCGTCGTACGACACCGTGGCGACCGTCACGGGCGTCACCTCGGGCGCGTGGAAGCAGGTCGTCGCGAGCTACACGCCGGGGCCGTTCGACTCGGCGCTGCTGTACGTCGAGTCCACGTCCTCCCTCACGGACCTCCTGGTCGACGACGTCGTCGTGACGTCGTCGCGCGCGACGCCGGACCTCACGCTCCCGCAGCTGGACTCGACCCTGGCGCCCTGGTTCCCGTTCGGCATCGCGGTCGAGCCCGCGGACGTGCTGGCCGGGCGGGGCGACCTCGTCGCGCACCACGCCGCGCAGATCACGCCCGGCAACCAGATGAAGCCCGACGCGGTGCAGCCCACCGAGGGCACGTTCCGGTTCGGCCCCGCGGACCAGCTGGTCGACTTCGCGGTGGCGCACGGGCAGCGCGTGTACGGCCACACGCTCCTGTGGCACCAGCAGACGCCGGCCTGGTTCTTCCAGCGGCCCGACGGCTCGGCGCTCACCACGAGTGCGGACGACCAGGCGCTGCTGCGCGCACGCCTGCGCACCCACATCGAGGCGATCGCCGACCACTACCGCACGAAGTACGGCGAGTTCGGCACCACGTCGAACCCGATCTTCGCGTTCGACGTGGTCAACGAGGTCATCGACGAGAGCCAGACCGACGGCCTGCGGCGCAGCGAGTGGTACCGGGTGCTCGGGCCGTCCTACGTCGCGGACGCCTTCCGCTACGCGCGTGCCGCGTTCGGACCGCAGGTGCTGCTCTTCATCAACGACTACAACAGCGAGTACCCGAACAAGCGCGCCCCGTACGTGGCGCTGGTCCGCGACCTGCTGGCCGCGGGCGTGCCCGTCGACGGTGTGGGCCACCAGCTGCACGTCGAGGTCGGCCGCTCGCTGGCCTACGTGGAGGCGACCGTCGCCGCGTTCGAGGCGCTGGGCGTGCGGCAGGCCGTGACCGAGCTCGACGTGTCCACGTACCTGCACGGCGGTGAGAGCTGGACCACGCCGCCCGCGGACCGCCTGCTGCAGCAGGCGTACTACTACCGCGACCTGTTCGCGGTGCTCAAGCGCCACGCGGCCTCGTTCGAGTCGGTGACCGTGTGGGGTGTCGACGACTCGCGCACCTGGCTCCGGTCCGGCGCCGCCCCGCTGCTGTTCGACGGCGACCTGCAGGCCAAGGCGGCGTTCTGGGGCGTGGTGGACCCGTCGCGCATCGGCACCACACCCACCCCGACCCCGACGGCCACCCCCACCCCTGCTCCGACCCCCACCCCCACGCCCAGCCCGACGGCCACGCCGACCCCGACGCCCACGCCGACCCCGACGCCCACGCCCAGCCCCACGGCCACGCCGACCCCCACGGCCGGTCCCGCGGGCTCGTGCGAGGTGCGCTGGACCGCGAGCGCATGGAACACGGGCCTGACCGCGAACCTGCGGGTGACGAACACGGGCGGCACGCCCGTCGACGGCTGGCGCATGACGTTCGACCAGCCCGCGGGCCAGCAGCTCACGCAGGGCTGGAGCGCGGTGTGGACGCAGCAGGGGACGGCCGTGACGGCGACGAACGCGCCGTGGAACGCGCGCCTGACCCCGGGCGCGAGCGTCGAGATCGGCTTCAACGCGACGCACGGCGGCACGCCGGGCCGGCCGACGACGATCGCGCTGAACGGCACGCCCTGCACGGTGGGCTGA
- a CDS encoding Re/Si-specific NAD(P)(+) transhydrogenase subunit alpha: MASIGIPREAAGQRLVAATPSTVSKLVGLGYDVLVEAGAGAAATFADDAYAAAGARVVDTAAAWGADVVTAVDAPADEQVGLLREGATLVASLQPAARGPLVAELARRGVTALALDAVPRISRAQALDVLSSMSNVAGYRAVVEAAQAYGGMFAGQVTAAGKTPPAKVFVIGAGVAGLAAIGAADSLGAQVRAFDVRPEVGEQIESMGAQFVRAPQAQQEISADGYAKPLTAEQAAAALDVYAAECAQADIVITTALVRGTAPTTITAAAVAGMRPGSVIVDLAASGGGNCELTVPGERVVTDNGVVVLGWTDLAGRMPQHSSQLLGTNVVHLLQLLTPGKDGTPVLDLEDPVQRGMTVAHAGEVLWPPPPVAVSAAPPPAAAPAGPSEAELAAQRKDAAQDASRRAQRRTVGFALAAVLVTLGISFAPAAFLGHFTVFVLAVFVGYYVISNVSHSLHTPLMAQTNAISGIILVGALLQIGSDDLAVTILACVAAAVASINIFGGFLVANRMIRMFRRGA, translated from the coding sequence GTGGCGAGCATCGGCATCCCCCGCGAGGCAGCGGGACAGCGACTCGTGGCGGCGACGCCCAGCACGGTGAGCAAGCTGGTCGGCCTGGGGTACGACGTGCTGGTCGAGGCGGGCGCGGGCGCGGCGGCGACGTTCGCCGACGACGCGTACGCCGCGGCGGGTGCGCGCGTGGTCGACACGGCCGCGGCCTGGGGGGCCGACGTCGTCACGGCCGTGGACGCGCCGGCCGACGAGCAGGTCGGGCTGCTGCGCGAGGGCGCGACGCTGGTCGCGTCGCTGCAGCCCGCCGCACGCGGGCCGCTCGTCGCCGAGCTCGCCCGGCGCGGCGTGACGGCGCTCGCGCTCGACGCGGTCCCGCGGATCTCCCGCGCGCAGGCGCTCGACGTGCTGTCCTCGATGTCCAACGTCGCGGGCTACCGCGCGGTCGTCGAGGCCGCGCAGGCGTACGGCGGCATGTTCGCCGGCCAGGTGACCGCAGCGGGCAAGACGCCGCCCGCCAAGGTGTTCGTGATCGGCGCGGGCGTCGCGGGCCTCGCGGCGATCGGCGCGGCCGACTCGCTCGGCGCGCAGGTGCGCGCGTTCGACGTGCGACCCGAGGTGGGCGAGCAGATCGAGTCGATGGGCGCGCAGTTCGTGCGCGCACCGCAGGCGCAGCAGGAGATCAGCGCGGACGGGTACGCCAAGCCGCTCACGGCCGAGCAGGCGGCCGCGGCGCTCGACGTCTACGCGGCCGAGTGCGCGCAGGCGGACATCGTCATCACGACCGCGCTGGTGCGCGGCACGGCGCCGACGACGATCACGGCCGCCGCGGTCGCGGGCATGCGGCCGGGCTCGGTGATCGTGGACCTCGCGGCCTCCGGCGGCGGCAACTGCGAGCTCACGGTGCCCGGCGAACGCGTCGTCACGGACAACGGCGTCGTCGTGCTCGGCTGGACCGACCTCGCGGGCCGCATGCCGCAGCACTCGTCGCAGCTGCTCGGCACCAACGTGGTGCACCTGCTGCAGCTCCTCACGCCCGGCAAGGACGGCACGCCGGTGCTCGACCTCGAGGACCCGGTGCAGCGCGGCATGACCGTCGCGCACGCGGGCGAGGTGCTGTGGCCGCCACCGCCGGTCGCGGTCTCCGCGGCACCCCCGCCCGCCGCCGCTCCCGCGGGTCCGAGCGAGGCCGAGCTGGCCGCGCAGCGCAAGGACGCCGCGCAGGACGCGTCCCGCCGCGCGCAGCGCCGCACGGTCGGGTTCGCGCTCGCGGCGGTGCTCGTCACGCTCGGCATCTCGTTCGCGCCCGCCGCGTTCCTCGGCCACTTCACGGTGTTCGTGCTCGCGGTCTTCGTGGGCTACTACGTGATCTCCAACGTGAGCCACTCGCTGCACACGCCGCTCATGGCCCAGACCAACGCGATCTCCGGGATCATCCTGGTGGGCGCGCTGCTCCAGATCGGCTCCGACGACCTCGCCGTGACGATCCTGGCGTGCGTCGCCGCGGCCGTCGCGAGTATCAACATCTTCGGCGGGTTCCTGGTCGCGAACCGGATGATCCGCATGTTCCGCAGGGGTGCCTGA
- a CDS encoding MazG family protein, translating into MPPEASPDPAARLAELVAVMDRLRSPGGCPWDAEQTHVSLAPYALEEAYELVEAIEAGDRAGLREELGDLLLQVVFHARVAQEHDQDPFDVGDVAQDLVAKLVRRHPHVFADAEHAADDEGRHVAWDRIKRAEKPARVSALDGVPLALGALARTQKLVGRAERAGLAVAPAPAPASDAAGPLGDRLFALVLEARAAGLDAEGELRRTTARWEHAVREAEADAGER; encoded by the coding sequence GTGCCTCCGGAGGCGTCGCCGGACCCGGCCGCCCGCCTCGCCGAGCTCGTCGCGGTCATGGACCGTCTGCGCTCACCCGGGGGCTGCCCGTGGGACGCCGAGCAGACGCACGTCTCGCTCGCGCCCTACGCGCTCGAGGAGGCGTACGAGCTGGTCGAGGCGATCGAGGCCGGAGACCGCGCGGGGCTGCGTGAGGAGCTCGGCGACCTGCTGCTGCAGGTGGTGTTCCACGCACGCGTCGCGCAGGAGCACGACCAGGACCCGTTCGACGTCGGCGACGTCGCGCAGGACCTGGTCGCGAAGCTCGTCCGGCGGCATCCGCACGTGTTCGCGGACGCCGAGCACGCGGCCGACGACGAGGGCCGGCACGTCGCGTGGGACCGCATCAAGCGCGCCGAGAAGCCCGCGCGGGTCTCGGCGCTCGACGGCGTCCCGCTGGCGCTGGGTGCGCTCGCGCGCACGCAGAAGCTCGTCGGACGTGCGGAGCGCGCGGGGCTCGCGGTCGCGCCGGCGCCCGCACCGGCCTCGGACGCGGCCGGGCCCCTCGGCGACCGGCTGTTCGCGCTCGTGCTCGAGGCGCGTGCCGCGGGTCTCGACGCCGAGGGCGAGCTGCGCCGCACGACCGCGCGGTGGGAGCACGCGGTCCGCGAGGCGGAGGCCGATGCGGGGGAGCGGTGA
- the pntB gene encoding Re/Si-specific NAD(P)(+) transhydrogenase subunit beta, whose product MTLVSLAQATYVLAAVLFVLSLAGLSKQQTAARGNVLGMVGMGLALAATIALALRDSQRPELVTALLIALVLAVGVVVGTWQARRVEMTQMPELIAMLHSFVGLAAVLVGFNSYLTEPPHGIHLVEVFLGVLIGAITFTGSIVAFLKLSARIKSAPLTLPGRNLLNLAALVVSAGLLAWFVAAPSLWPLVLMTAVALALGWHLVAAIGGGDMPVVVSMLNSYSGWAAAAAGFMLSNDLLIVTGALVGASGAILSYIMCRAMNRSFVSVILGGFGAAEGAAAPTGGPVGEHREASADDVAAMLGDARSVVITPGYGMAVAKAQYPVAELVATLRGRGIDVRFGVHPVAGRLPGHMNVLLAEAKVPYDIVLEMDEINDDLAQTDVVLVIGANDTVNPAALDDPSSPIAGMPVLEVWKAKQVIVFKRSMATGYAGVQNPLFFRDNTAMLFGDAKEQTDRIVAALHSA is encoded by the coding sequence ATGACGCTCGTCTCCCTCGCCCAGGCGACCTACGTGCTCGCCGCCGTGCTGTTCGTGCTCTCGCTGGCCGGGCTGAGCAAGCAGCAGACCGCCGCGCGCGGCAACGTCCTCGGCATGGTCGGCATGGGCCTCGCGCTCGCCGCGACCATCGCGCTCGCGTTGCGCGACTCGCAGCGCCCGGAGCTCGTGACCGCGCTGCTCATCGCGCTCGTGCTCGCGGTCGGCGTCGTGGTGGGCACGTGGCAGGCGCGTCGCGTCGAGATGACGCAGATGCCCGAGCTCATCGCGATGCTGCACTCGTTCGTCGGGCTCGCCGCGGTGCTCGTGGGGTTCAACTCCTACCTGACCGAGCCGCCGCACGGCATCCACCTGGTCGAGGTGTTCCTGGGCGTGCTGATCGGCGCGATCACGTTCACCGGGTCGATCGTCGCGTTCCTCAAGCTCTCGGCGCGCATCAAGAGCGCGCCCCTGACGCTGCCCGGGCGCAACCTGCTCAACCTCGCCGCCCTGGTCGTCTCGGCTGGGCTGCTCGCGTGGTTCGTCGCGGCGCCCTCGCTGTGGCCGCTGGTGCTCATGACGGCCGTGGCGCTCGCGCTCGGCTGGCACCTGGTGGCCGCGATCGGTGGCGGGGACATGCCCGTCGTCGTCTCGATGCTGAACTCGTACTCGGGCTGGGCCGCCGCGGCCGCGGGCTTCATGCTCAGCAACGACCTGCTGATCGTCACCGGTGCGCTCGTCGGCGCGTCCGGCGCGATCCTGTCCTACATCATGTGCCGCGCCATGAACCGGTCGTTCGTCTCGGTCATCCTCGGCGGGTTCGGCGCGGCCGAGGGCGCGGCGGCTCCCACCGGCGGGCCCGTGGGCGAGCACCGCGAGGCGTCGGCGGACGACGTCGCCGCGATGCTGGGCGATGCTCGCTCGGTGGTGATCACGCCCGGCTACGGCATGGCGGTCGCCAAGGCGCAGTACCCGGTGGCCGAGCTGGTCGCCACGCTGCGCGGCCGCGGGATCGACGTGCGCTTCGGCGTGCACCCCGTGGCCGGCCGGCTCCCCGGGCACATGAACGTGCTGCTCGCCGAGGCCAAGGTGCCGTACGACATCGTGCTCGAGATGGACGAGATCAACGACGACCTGGCGCAGACCGACGTCGTGCTGGTGATCGGCGCCAACGACACGGTCAACCCCGCGGCGCTCGACGACCCGTCCTCGCCGATCGCGGGCATGCCCGTGCTCGAGGTGTGGAAGGCCAAGCAGGTGATCGTGTTCAAGCGGTCGATGGCCACGGGGTACGCGGGCGTGCAGAACCCGCTGTTCTTCCGGGACAACACCGCGATGCTGTTCGGCGACGCCAAGGAGCAGACCGACCGGATCGTGGCGGCGCTGCACTCCGCCTGA